TGGCAGCGCGGATATCGTGCTGGTGCAAGACAGTCAGAGCGGACTGATCTCCAATCAGGCCTTTGACGCCAGCAAACTCAGCTACGACGTCGATTATCAAAACGAACAGGCTCATTCGGTGCAGTTCCAGCGGCACTTGAATCATGTCGAAGCAATCCTGGCCCGGCATTTCAAGGGTAAAAGCCTCATCGAAGTCGGCTGTGGCAAAGGCTACTTCCTGGAGATGCTTCGGGGGCTCGGCTATGCCATCACCGGGATCGACCCGTCCTATGAAGGGGACAATACCGAAGTGATCAAGGCCCCCTTCACCCGGGAACTGGGGCTGGCCGCCGACGCGATTGTCCTGCGCCATGTGCTGGAACATATCAGCGATCCGGTCAGTTTCCTGGCTGAAATTGCCAGTGCCAACCATGGCGGGCAGATTTACATCGAGGTGCCGTGCTTCGACTGGATTGTCGAGCACAACGCTTGGTTCGATGTTTTCTACGAACACGTGAATTACTTCCGCCTTGAGGATTTGCGCGCAATGTTTGAAACGGTGCACGAGGCGGGGCACCTTTTCGGTGGTCAATACCTGTACATCGTTGCGGACTTGTCGACGTTGCGCCGTATGCCGGCCGAGGCACCGTCGTTGCTGACGCTGTCGGAACATTTCACCGCCAGCCTCGACCGCGCCGTGCAGATCATCCAGGCCGCGCCCGAGCAGGGTTCGGCAATCTGGGGCGCGTCGTCCAAAGGCGTGATTTATTCGCTGTTTCTGCAGCGCGCGGGTGTGGCAGTGGATCGCGTGGTGGATATCAACCCGGCCAAACAGGGCCGATATTTGCCCCTGAGCGGCGTGCGCGTGTCCTCGCCGCAAGAGGCCATGGATGCCTTGCCCGAAGGCGCCAACCTGTTTGTGATGAACTCCAATTACCTCGAAGAAATCAAGCGGATGACCGGTGGACGCTACGTCTATCACGCCGTCGACAGCGCTTCGTTCCAGTGACCATTGAGAATTTTGAAATGACCGACAACAGCATCAACAAAGCCTTCGAAGCCGAATGCCGGGAACAGATCGCCCAGCAAGGTGACGACCAGAAACTCACCGGCCTGGCCCGGGATTTCTTCAACGAATCGGCGAAGCACAAATACAGCTACCACTTCTCGTGGATGGGACGTCCGATCATCCAGCTGCCCCAAGACATGATGGCCATGCAAGAAATCATCTGGCAGGTCAAACCGGATCTGGTCATCGAGTGTGGCATCGCTCACGGCGGTTCGATCATCTACTACGCCTCCTTGCTGGAGCTGCAAGGCCACGGTGAAGTGCTGGGCATCGACCTCGACATTCGTGCGCACAACCGCGAAGCCATCGAAAGCCATCCGATGAGCAAGCGCATCAAGATGATCGAAGGTTCGAGCATTGATCCTGCGATCGCCGCGCAAGTACGTGCCATTGCCGAAGGCAAAAAGGTCATCCTGGTACTGGACTCCAACCATACCCACGATCACGTGCTGGAAGAATTGCGCCTGTACGCACCGCTGGTGTCGGTGGACAGCTACTGCGTGGTGATGGACACCGTGGTTGAAGACATGCCGGCCGATTTCTTCCCGGATCGCCCATGGGGCCCGGGCGACAACCCGAAAACTGCCGTATGGAAGTACCTGGAAGAAAACAAGGACTTCGAGATCGATCAGCAGATGCAAAATAAACTGCTGATCACCGTGGCGCCGGACGGCTATCTGCGTCGCGTTCGTTAATCAAAAGTGGTTTCAGGTTCTTGGCGATTGGCCGGTTGTGGGGATAGAAAGATGCAGGTTAAAAACAGTGCTCAAAACAACGTTACACCGCTGAACGAGCGGTTTACGGTGGTGGTGATTTCCCACAACCGGAACGCGTTCCTGCGGCGCACCTTGCAGTACTACAGCAGCTTTCCCTGCACGGTTCTGGTTCTGGACTCCTCCCTTGAGGGTGATGAGAACATGACCCGGGACTTCCCGGCGGTCGACTATCGCCACTTGCCGCAATACACCTACAAGGGGCTGCAGGATAAACTCACCTACGGCGTCAATCAGGTCACCACGCCATACATGGTGTTCGCCGCCGATGACGACTTCCTGCTGCACCGCGCACTGAACGAATCGGTGGAGTTTCTCGAAGCCAATCCCGACTACGGCCTGTGCCATGGCTACGGGATCATGTACCTGGCCCGTGCTACTGAAGTGAACTACTTCCGCCGCGACCGCAAGGTTCATGAGGATTACAACTCGGAGCAGGCCGAAGACCGTGTCGTGCGGTTCATGGATAATTTCCTGCCGCCGTTCTATGCGGTCACCCGTACCGATCTGCTGCAACAGTGGTACAGCCTGCTGCCACCTGGCACCAGTTTCGAATGGCAGGAAATCGGCCATGCCTTCTACCTGCTGGCCTGCGCGAAGGCACGGATCCTGCCGATTCCGTTTGCTGTGCGGGAAATGAACTATGGCGCCTCGGACCACAACACCAACGTGTTGACGGTGCTGACTTTCAAAGACGCCAAAAGCGTTGCCGAGCGCGAGCAGTTTGCCGAATTCCTGGCCTCGATCCCGACGCCACTCAGCGACAAGGGGCCGGTCCAGGCCAAGCAGATCGCCCTGGACAGTTTTACCGCCATGGCCGATTGCCTGATCGAAGGTCGCTCGCTCAAAGGCACCCTGATTATTCGCTCGGCCTGGCGCGAGGCGGGGGAAGAGCCGATTCGCTCGTTCGGCCCCGAGCAATTCGTCGAAATGCCGTTCTACAACAAACCGGTGTTCGACCTGCTGACCGAGCTCGAATTCCTGCTGCATGCCATGCCTGCCGGGCGCCTGCAACTTCAGGAACTGGAAGGCATTCTGCTCAAGCAGCATGAGTTGATGCAAGTTCACCCCAATGACACCGACCGCACTGTGCGTAGCCGGTTGTGGGAGGCCTTGAGCCTGAACCTGTTCAACCGGGCCGTGGTCAAGCGCCTGGCGGAGTCGTTGAAGGACAGCGAAGAGCCGGAAGAAGGCCTCAAGCTGCAAGCCTGGGCCGAGCGACTGAACGCTTTACCAGGTCAGCAAGACCGCCGACTGTTCGAGAACATGCCGTCCGGCCGGTTGCTGAACTGGCTCGAAGCGCGCAACCCGCAGGCCACACAGCTCAAGGCGATCGCTGCACAGTTGGCCAAGCATAATGGCGGTCCTCAGTTCGGCATTCTGTTGCTGGATCTGGACGCCGACAGGGTCAAGTTGCAGGCGACCTTCGACAGTTTGGTCGGTGGCCATTGCAAGGCATTCAACCTGGTGGTGTTCACTACCGGTGAATTACCGGCAACCACGTCCGTGCGCGATACCGTGCATTTTGTCAAAGTCAGCACAAGCAATTATGTGGAGCGCATCAACCAGATCGTCACCCAGTCCACCGCCGATTGGCTGTTGCTGGCCGAGGCCGGTGATCAGTTCACTGCCAGCGGTTTGCTGCGCGCCAGCCTTGAGCTGGCCGGTGCCGAGGGCGTTCGTGCAGTGGCAATGGACGAGATTCAGCGTCAGGCCTGCGGCGCTCTGGCGGATGTATTCCGCCCTGGGGTCAACCTCGACCTGCTGCAAACCGTGCCGTCGTTGATGGCGCGCCACTGGTTGATCCAGCGTGATGTGTTGGCTCAGGCCAAAGGTTTCTCGACCGAGTACCCCCAGGCGCTGGAGTTCGATCTGTTGCTGCGCCTGATCGAGGACGGTGGCCTGGCAGGGCTGGCGCATCTGGCCGAACCCTTGCTGATTTGCAATGCCCCGGCAGAAGAATCCAGCGCTCAGGAGCGTCAGGTGCTGACCCGCTCTCTGGCGGCGCGCGGCTATCGCGCTCAGGTCAGCTCGGCACTGCCGCTGACTTACCAGATCGACTATCAACACGCCGAACGGCCGCTGGTGTCGATCATCCTCCAGAGCCAGGACAACCTTGAGTCGCTGCAACGCGCGCTGGTCAGTGTGCTGCAGCGCACCCGTTATCAGCGTCACGAAGTGCTGATTGCCGACAACCACAGCCAATCCGAAGAACTCGCAACCTGGTTGAGCAGCCTTGAAGGCAAGGGCGATCGCCTTCGTGTAATGCGCAGCGGTCAGCGCCTGAGTGCCTCGGCGCTGAACAATTTGGCCTGTGCCCAGGCCAAGGGGAACTACCTGGTATTACTGTCGGCGGAATCCGAAGTGGTCAATGCCAATTGGCTCGACGCCATGCTCAACCAGGCCCAGCGTCCTGAAGTCGGCATCGTTGGCGCGAAACTGATGGACATGCATGGCGTCACCACGCAGGCCGGCTTGGTCCTGGGTTTGAATGGCGATATCGGCTCGGTCTTTGTCGATGAACGTAAGGACGCCAAGGGCTACATGAACGGCCATCAGGTCGAGCAGAACTACTCGGCGGTGTCCGGTGCCTGTCTGATGATTCGCAAGGACGTGTTCGACGCGGTGGGGGGGCTGGACGAAGAGCATTTCGACGAAGCTTTTGGCGACATCGACCTGTGCCTGAAAGTCGCCGATGCGGGTTATCTGACTGTCTGGACACCCCAAGCGCAACTGTTGCATCCGGGCGTGCTGCCTGAGGCAGTCCAGGCTCGTGTCGCTTTGCGCGACAAGTGGCAATCGCGCTTCGAACAGGACTCAGCCTACAACCAGAACCTGGCCTTGACCGGCAAGGGCTTTACTCTCAGTGAACCGACCCGCGTGAACTGGGCGCAGTTGCTCGCATAAGCCTGGCTGACAGGTAAAAGGACTCAAGGCATGTTCAACGGTAAATCGATTTTCATCTCCGGCGGCACCGGCTCGTTCGGGCGCAATTTCATCCGCCGGCTGCTGGAGCAATACCAGCCCAAGCGCGTGGTGGTGTTTTCCCGCGATGAGCTCAAGCAGTACGAGATGCAGCAGACGTTCAACGCGCCGTGCATGCGTTATTTCATCGGTGATGTGCGCGACGCCGAGCGTTTGCGTCAGGCCATGCGCGGCATCGATTACGTCGTGCATGCCGCGGCCCTGAAACAAGTGCCGGCGGCGGAATACAACCCCACCGAATGCATCCGCACCAACGTCAACGGCGCAGAAAATATCATTGCCGCGGCCATCGACAACGGCGTGAAGAAAGTCGTCGCGCTGTCCACCGACAAGGCTGCCAGCCCAATCAACCTGTACGGCGCGACCAAGCTGCTGTCGGACAAACTGTTTGTGGCCGCCAACAACATTGCCGGCGAACAGCAGACTCGCTTTGCCGTGGTGCGCTACGGCAACGTTGCCGGGTCGCGCGGGTCGGTGGTGCCGTTCTTCAGCAAACTGATAGGCGAGGGCGCCAAAGAGCTGCCGATCACCGACGAGCGCATGACACGTTTCTGGATCACCCTCGATCACGGTGTGAAGTTTGTGCTCGACAGTTTCGCCCGCATGCACGGCGGTGAAGTATTTGTGCCGAAGATTCCGTCGATTCGCATCGTCGATCTGGCGCGGGGCATGGCTGAACATTTGCCGCACAAAAATGTTGGCATTCGGCCGGGGGAAAAACTCCATGAGTTGATGGTGCCGCTGGATGACGCGCGCATGACCCTGGAATTCGAGGATCACTACACCATTCAGCCGTCGATTCGTTTCACCAGCGTCGACGTGGATTTTGCCGTCGACAAACTGGGCGAGCAGGGCCGTTCGGTGAGCGAAGATTTCGAGTACCGCTCCGACACCAACCCGCACTTCCTCTCGGTCGGGCAAATCGCTGACCTGCACGCGGAGCTGTCGGCATGATTCCCTACGGTCGGCAAAGCCTCGATCAGGCCGACATCGACGCGGTGGTTGCCGTGTTGCAGTCAGACTGGCTGACGCAAGGGCCGACCATCGAGCGTTTCGAACAGGCCATGGCCGAGCGTTGCCAGGCCGATTTCGCGGTGGCGGTGTGCAATGCCACGGCGGCGTTGCACATTGCCTGCCTCGCCGCCGGCCTCGGGCCCGGCGATCGCTTGTGGACCACGCCGAACACTTTCCTGGCCTCGGCCAACTGCGGTCGCTACTGCGGCGCCGAGGTCGACTTCGTTGATATCGATCCGCTGACCTGGAACCTTGACGCTTACACCTTGGCGTCGAAACTTGAAATCGCCGAGCGCGACGGCAAACTACCGAAAGTGTTGGTGGCGGTGGCGTTCTCCGGACAGAGCTGCGACATGCGCATGATCGCCGAACTGGCCGAGCGCTATGGTTTTACGGTGATCGAAGATGCCTCCCACGCCGTCGGTGCGTTCTACGCCGGGCGTCCGGTGGGTTGTGGCGAATTCGCGGCGATGACGGTGTTCAGTTTCCACCCGGTGAAGATCATCACCAGTGCCGAAGGCGGCATGGTGCTGACCAATCGACCGGAACTGGCCGAGCGCTTGCAGCGCCTGCGCAGCCACGGCATGACCCGTGATCCCGTGCAGATGACCGAACCCAGCCACGGCCCCTGGTACTACCAGCAAGTAGAACTGGGCTTCAATTACCGCATCACCGACCTGCAAGCAGCCCTTGGTCTGTCGCAGCTGAACAAGCTCGATGGCTTCATCGAGCGTCGGCGTGAGCTGGCGGCGCGTTATGACCGGTTGCTGGCGTATCTGCCGCTAACCTTGCCCTACGCGCAGCCGGAGGCCGAGTCAGCGTGGCATTTGTACGTGGTGCGCTTGCAGGCGGAACGGATCACCCTCAGCCATCGACAGGTATTCGAAGGCTTGCGGGCGGCCGGGGTCGGTGTGAACTTGCACTATATTCCGCTGCACTTGCAGCCGTATTATCGCGACCTGGGTTTTGCCGAGGGGGATTTCCCCCAGGCCGAACGTTATTACGCCGAGGCCATCAGCCTGCCGCTGTTTCCTCTGCTGAGCGATGAACAACAGGATTATGTAGTCGAGCAATTGCGACGACTGATCCTTGAAGAATAGTGACTTGAGGAGTAGTGACTCTGAGCAGTGTTGCGATCATTCCGGCCCGTGGCGGCAGCAAACGAATCCCGCGCAAGAACCTCAAGCCATTCAATGGCATGCCGATGATCGTCCGTTCGATTCGCACGGCGCTGGAATCGAATCTGTTCGACCGGGTGATCGTCAGCACTGACGATGAAGAAATCGCCGAGGTCGCACGGGCCCATGGCGCTCAGGTGCCGTTCATGCGGCCCGCGACACTTGCCGACGATTTCACCGGGACCGCCGCGGTGATTGTGCATGCCTTGAAGCAATTGCCGGCGTTCGACTATGCCTGCTGCGTCTACGCGACGGCGCCCCTGTTGCAGGCGCGTTATCTGCGTCAGGGGCATGAGTTGCTGGTGCAGCATCCGGGCAAGTCTTTCGCGTTTTCAGTCGCCGGTTTTGGCTTCCCGGTACAACGGGCCTTGACCCTCGACGAGCAGGGCGCCTTGACCTCGCTCTACCCGGAATTTCGCGATACCCGTTCCCAGGACTTGCCCGAGGCTTTTCAAGATGCCGGCCAGTTCTATTGGGGGCGCAGCGAAGCCTGGTTGCGGGGCGATGTGCTGTTCTCGCCGGCAAGCCTGCCGGTGATTCTGCCGCGGCATCTGGTGCAGGACATCGACACCCTTGAAGACTGGAAGCGCGCCGAATACCTCTACGCCGCGCTCAAGGCCGGCGGGGAACTGCAATGAGAGTGCTGATCCGCGCTGATGCGTCGCCGACCATTGGCAGCGGCCACATTGCCCGTTGCCTGACCCTGGCCAGGGTGTTGCGCAAACAGGGCACACACGTTGCTTTCGCCTGTCGTCTGTTGCCGGGGCATCGGCTGGACAGTCTGCAGGCTGAGGATTTCGAGACCTTCGCGCTGCCGGAGCGCTATCCCGATGAAGACCCGCAGCAGGCCATCGAGTCAATGCTGCCGTGGCAGGCGGACATTGCGGCGCTGGGGCAAGCCTTGGAAAGTCATCCAACTTTCGACTGGATCATCGTCGACCACTATGGACTCGACCATCATTGGCAGACTGCCGCGCGCCGATGGGCACCCAGGATTGCGGCGGTGGATGACCTGGCTACTCGGCAATACAGCGTCGATCTGCTGCTCAATCAAAATCTGTCGGGCACGCCAGAGGCCTATGCCTCGTTGCTGACGCCCGACTGCCAGACTTTACTAGGCCCACGTTTTGCCCTGCTGCGCGATGAGTTCTGCTGCCCGGCGATTGAGATCAAACCTCGGGCCAGGCGAGTGCTGGTGAACTTCGGCGGCTTCGATGCGGCCATGCAGACCCACCACGCGATGTTGGCACTGGCGGACCTCCATGAGCTGGAGGTCGATTTCGTGGCGGGTGCCGACAACCCGGCCTGGGAGCAGATGCAGGCGCTGGCGGCGTATCGTCCGAACTGGCGCCTGCACAGTTTTGTCAGCGACTTCTACCGGCTGATGACTGAGGCTGATCTGTTCATCGGTGCCGGTGGCGGTACCAGTTGGGAGCGGGCGGCCTTGGGGCTGCCGACGATCTGCATTGCGGTCTCCAATAATCAGCAGGCCAACGGTGAGGTGATGGCGACCTCGGGTGCTCATGTGTTCCTGGGTAGCCGCGAGCGGGTCAGCGTCGAGCAGTTGCATCAGGCCATCGGTTTTGTCGTGGGCAATCAGGCACTTCGTCAAAGTCTGGCCGAACGTTCGCGGCAGTTGGTCGATGGCCGTGGGGCGCAGCGGGTGGCGGCGGCGCTGGCGGGGGCGGTACTGCAGATTCGTCAGGCCACACAGGATGATGCGCAACTGTTGTTCGACGGGCGCAATGCCGAAGCGGTTCGGCGCTGGTCGCCGGATACGCACGTCATCGACTGGCAATGGCATCAGGCTTGGCTGGCGACGAGCCTGAGCAATCCACAACGGTTGATGTTGATCGCCGAGGCAGATGACGGCCCGGTCGGTGTGCTGCGTTATGACCTCGACGATGCGCGGGCCGAAGTGTCGATTTATTTGTTCGAAGGCCGATTCGGCCTGGGCTGGGGCCTAGCGCTGCTGGTGCGGGGCGAGGCTTTCATCACCGCTCATTGGCCACGACTGGAAGCCATCACCGCTCAGGTGCTGCCGGGCAACCAAGCCTCGCTGAAAGTATTCCGCGAGGCAGGTTTCACTCAGAGTGCTTGTACGTTCACACGCGTTTTAAAGGATCACCCATGACCAGTTTCAAAATAGGCAACCGCTCGATCGGTGCCGATGCGCCGCCGTTCATCATTGCCGAGATGAGCGGCAACCATAACCAGTCGCTGGCCGTGGCGCTGCACATCGTCGAAGCCGCGGCCAAGGCCGGCGCGCATGCCTTGAAGCTGCAAACCTATACCGCCGAGACCATGACGCTGGATCTGTCCGAAGGCGAGTTCTTCATCAATGATCCCAACAGCCTGTGGGCCGGTTCTTCGTTGTACGCGCTGTACGAGAAGGCTCACACGCCGTGGGAATGGCACGCGCCGATCTTCGCCCGGGCTAAAGAACTGGGCATGCTGGCGTTCTCCACGCCGTTCGATGACACGGCGGTGGACTTCCTCGAAAGCCTCGACGTGCCGGCCTACAAGATCGCCAGTTTCGAGAACACCGATCTGTCGTTGATCCGGCGGGTGGCTGCCACCGGCAAGCCGTTGATCATCTCCACCGGCATGGCCAGCATCGCCGAGCTCGATGAAACCGTGCGCGCCGCCCGTGAGGCCGGTTGCAAGGACCTGGTGTTGCTCAAGTGCACCAGCACGTACCCGGCGACGCCGGCCAACAGCAATGTGCGTACGATTCCTCATCTGCGGGAGTTGTTTGGCTGTGAAGTCGGTTTGTCCGATCACTCGATGGGCGTCGGGGTGTCTGTCGCCGCTGTAGCGTTGGGAGCGACGGTAGTAGAAAAACATTTCACCCTTGATCGTGCCGCCGGTGGCGTGGACGCCAGTTTCTCCCTGGAACCGGCCGAACTCGCCAGCCTGGTGATCGAAACCGAACGCGCCTGGCAGGCCATGGGCCAGGTGCATTATGGCGTGACAGAGGCTGAGCGTAAGTCTCTGGTCTACCGCCGGTCGCTGTATGTCACTCAAGACATGGTTGCCGGGGAGCTTTTCACTGTCGCCAATCTGCGGGCCATCCGGCCTGGCTTTGGACTGGCGCCCAAACACGCTGAAACCCTTATGGGACGCCGCGCCCGCCAGGCTATCAAGCGCGGAACAGCGCTGGACTGGTCGTTGGTCGAATGATCGCTTGCGGGGCTGATTTGGCAAATTAGCGTGACCTGCGAGTCATAACGCGCATCTTCACTGTATTGTATTGATCGGGGAGATGGCGCCTGGCCTGCTTTTAGCCCAGTGATGGCCTTTTATTCTTCCCCGTGGTCACCCCTTGAGGGCGACGTTATTCCTTGTTTGTCGGCGCCCCTCGAATCCTTGCGAGCGGTGGTATTGGGCTGTTTATTATTGGGAAGCCGTAATGATTGGCATAAAGAGCATTGCGAGCTACGTTCCTGTAGCCGGCGTGGACAATTACGCACAAGGTGCAAAATTCGAAAAGGATGAAGAGTTCATCCTGGGCAAGATCGGTTCCGCCTTCCTGCCGCGCAAAGACGCCGGGCAAGAAACCTCGGACCTGTGTGTCGAAGCAGTCAACGCGCTGTTCGCCAACAATCCCGAGCTGAAGCGAGAAGCCATCGACGTGCTGATCGTCGTGACCCAGAACGGCGACGAAGAAGGCCTGCCGCACACCGCCGCCATCGTTCAGGACAAACTGGGCCTGCCGACCACCGTGGCCGCGTTCGATATTTCCCTGGGCTGCTCCGGTTACGTCTACGGCATCTACGCCATCAAGGGCTTCATGGAAGCCGCGGGCCTGAAGAATGGCCTGCTGGTGACCGCCGATCCGTACTCCAAGATCGTCGACCCCGAAGACCGCAACACCACCATGCTCTTCGGCGATGCCGCCACTGCCACCTGGATGGGCGAAGACGCGCCATGGCAGTTGGGCAAGGCCAAGTTCGGCACGGACGGTTCCGGCGCGCCACACCTGAAGGTTTCCGACGGCGTGTTCTTCATGAACGGCCGTCAGGTGTTCAACTTCGCACTGCTCAAAGTGCCGGCGCATTTGCATGAGCTGCTCGCTGACTCGGACCTGACGGCCGACGATATCGATGCTTTCTGCATTCACCAGGGCAGCGCGGCGATTGTCGACGCCGTGGCGCGACGCTTCGAGGGCGAGCCCGAGAAGTTCCTCAAGGACATGGTCGAGACCGGTAACACCGTGTCGTCGAGCATTCCATTGCTGCTGGAAAAACACGTGCTCGATTCCAAGTGGAAGCGTGTGGCGCTGAGTGGTTTCGGGGTGGGGCTGTCTTGGGGTTCGGCGATCATCTATCGCCCTTGAATCTCGGCTCTTTAGTCAAGAAAGCCAGGCACAAAAAAAGCGTTCAAGGTGTAACCTTGAGCGCTATTTTTTTGCCCGAATGAAAAGCGAGGCTCCATGAGCGAGTTCT
The window above is part of the Pseudomonas sp. B21-048 genome. Proteins encoded here:
- a CDS encoding class I SAM-dependent methyltransferase, with translation MQHELYRAIGLPVLQNRTFTTAEQAQASGSADIVLVQDSQSGLISNQAFDASKLSYDVDYQNEQAHSVQFQRHLNHVEAILARHFKGKSLIEVGCGKGYFLEMLRGLGYAITGIDPSYEGDNTEVIKAPFTRELGLAADAIVLRHVLEHISDPVSFLAEIASANHGGQIYIEVPCFDWIVEHNAWFDVFYEHVNYFRLEDLRAMFETVHEAGHLFGGQYLYIVADLSTLRRMPAEAPSLLTLSEHFTASLDRAVQIIQAAPEQGSAIWGASSKGVIYSLFLQRAGVAVDRVVDINPAKQGRYLPLSGVRVSSPQEAMDALPEGANLFVMNSNYLEEIKRMTGGRYVYHAVDSASFQ
- a CDS encoding cephalosporin hydroxylase family protein, with the translated sequence MTDNSINKAFEAECREQIAQQGDDQKLTGLARDFFNESAKHKYSYHFSWMGRPIIQLPQDMMAMQEIIWQVKPDLVIECGIAHGGSIIYYASLLELQGHGEVLGIDLDIRAHNREAIESHPMSKRIKMIEGSSIDPAIAAQVRAIAEGKKVILVLDSNHTHDHVLEELRLYAPLVSVDSYCVVMDTVVEDMPADFFPDRPWGPGDNPKTAVWKYLEENKDFEIDQQMQNKLLITVAPDGYLRRVR
- a CDS encoding TIGR00180 family glycosyltransferase, which encodes MQVKNSAQNNVTPLNERFTVVVISHNRNAFLRRTLQYYSSFPCTVLVLDSSLEGDENMTRDFPAVDYRHLPQYTYKGLQDKLTYGVNQVTTPYMVFAADDDFLLHRALNESVEFLEANPDYGLCHGYGIMYLARATEVNYFRRDRKVHEDYNSEQAEDRVVRFMDNFLPPFYAVTRTDLLQQWYSLLPPGTSFEWQEIGHAFYLLACAKARILPIPFAVREMNYGASDHNTNVLTVLTFKDAKSVAEREQFAEFLASIPTPLSDKGPVQAKQIALDSFTAMADCLIEGRSLKGTLIIRSAWREAGEEPIRSFGPEQFVEMPFYNKPVFDLLTELEFLLHAMPAGRLQLQELEGILLKQHELMQVHPNDTDRTVRSRLWEALSLNLFNRAVVKRLAESLKDSEEPEEGLKLQAWAERLNALPGQQDRRLFENMPSGRLLNWLEARNPQATQLKAIAAQLAKHNGGPQFGILLLDLDADRVKLQATFDSLVGGHCKAFNLVVFTTGELPATTSVRDTVHFVKVSTSNYVERINQIVTQSTADWLLLAEAGDQFTASGLLRASLELAGAEGVRAVAMDEIQRQACGALADVFRPGVNLDLLQTVPSLMARHWLIQRDVLAQAKGFSTEYPQALEFDLLLRLIEDGGLAGLAHLAEPLLICNAPAEESSAQERQVLTRSLAARGYRAQVSSALPLTYQIDYQHAERPLVSIILQSQDNLESLQRALVSVLQRTRYQRHEVLIADNHSQSEELATWLSSLEGKGDRLRVMRSGQRLSASALNNLACAQAKGNYLVLLSAESEVVNANWLDAMLNQAQRPEVGIVGAKLMDMHGVTTQAGLVLGLNGDIGSVFVDERKDAKGYMNGHQVEQNYSAVSGACLMIRKDVFDAVGGLDEEHFDEAFGDIDLCLKVADAGYLTVWTPQAQLLHPGVLPEAVQARVALRDKWQSRFEQDSAYNQNLALTGKGFTLSEPTRVNWAQLLA
- the pseB gene encoding UDP-N-acetylglucosamine 4,6-dehydratase (inverting), whose translation is MFNGKSIFISGGTGSFGRNFIRRLLEQYQPKRVVVFSRDELKQYEMQQTFNAPCMRYFIGDVRDAERLRQAMRGIDYVVHAAALKQVPAAEYNPTECIRTNVNGAENIIAAAIDNGVKKVVALSTDKAASPINLYGATKLLSDKLFVAANNIAGEQQTRFAVVRYGNVAGSRGSVVPFFSKLIGEGAKELPITDERMTRFWITLDHGVKFVLDSFARMHGGEVFVPKIPSIRIVDLARGMAEHLPHKNVGIRPGEKLHELMVPLDDARMTLEFEDHYTIQPSIRFTSVDVDFAVDKLGEQGRSVSEDFEYRSDTNPHFLSVGQIADLHAELSA
- the pseC gene encoding UDP-4-amino-4,6-dideoxy-N-acetyl-beta-L-altrosamine transaminase, which produces MIPYGRQSLDQADIDAVVAVLQSDWLTQGPTIERFEQAMAERCQADFAVAVCNATAALHIACLAAGLGPGDRLWTTPNTFLASANCGRYCGAEVDFVDIDPLTWNLDAYTLASKLEIAERDGKLPKVLVAVAFSGQSCDMRMIAELAERYGFTVIEDASHAVGAFYAGRPVGCGEFAAMTVFSFHPVKIITSAEGGMVLTNRPELAERLQRLRSHGMTRDPVQMTEPSHGPWYYQQVELGFNYRITDLQAALGLSQLNKLDGFIERRRELAARYDRLLAYLPLTLPYAQPEAESAWHLYVVRLQAERITLSHRQVFEGLRAAGVGVNLHYIPLHLQPYYRDLGFAEGDFPQAERYYAEAISLPLFPLLSDEQQDYVVEQLRRLILEE
- the pseF gene encoding pseudaminic acid cytidylyltransferase, with the translated sequence MSSVAIIPARGGSKRIPRKNLKPFNGMPMIVRSIRTALESNLFDRVIVSTDDEEIAEVARAHGAQVPFMRPATLADDFTGTAAVIVHALKQLPAFDYACCVYATAPLLQARYLRQGHELLVQHPGKSFAFSVAGFGFPVQRALTLDEQGALTSLYPEFRDTRSQDLPEAFQDAGQFYWGRSEAWLRGDVLFSPASLPVILPRHLVQDIDTLEDWKRAEYLYAALKAGGELQ
- the pseG gene encoding UDP-2,4-diacetamido-2,4,6-trideoxy-beta-L-altropyranose hydrolase, whose protein sequence is MRVLIRADASPTIGSGHIARCLTLARVLRKQGTHVAFACRLLPGHRLDSLQAEDFETFALPERYPDEDPQQAIESMLPWQADIAALGQALESHPTFDWIIVDHYGLDHHWQTAARRWAPRIAAVDDLATRQYSVDLLLNQNLSGTPEAYASLLTPDCQTLLGPRFALLRDEFCCPAIEIKPRARRVLVNFGGFDAAMQTHHAMLALADLHELEVDFVAGADNPAWEQMQALAAYRPNWRLHSFVSDFYRLMTEADLFIGAGGGTSWERAALGLPTICIAVSNNQQANGEVMATSGAHVFLGSRERVSVEQLHQAIGFVVGNQALRQSLAERSRQLVDGRGAQRVAAALAGAVLQIRQATQDDAQLLFDGRNAEAVRRWSPDTHVIDWQWHQAWLATSLSNPQRLMLIAEADDGPVGVLRYDLDDARAEVSIYLFEGRFGLGWGLALLVRGEAFITAHWPRLEAITAQVLPGNQASLKVFREAGFTQSACTFTRVLKDHP
- the pseI gene encoding pseudaminic acid synthase, with the protein product MTSFKIGNRSIGADAPPFIIAEMSGNHNQSLAVALHIVEAAAKAGAHALKLQTYTAETMTLDLSEGEFFINDPNSLWAGSSLYALYEKAHTPWEWHAPIFARAKELGMLAFSTPFDDTAVDFLESLDVPAYKIASFENTDLSLIRRVAATGKPLIISTGMASIAELDETVRAAREAGCKDLVLLKCTSTYPATPANSNVRTIPHLRELFGCEVGLSDHSMGVGVSVAAVALGATVVEKHFTLDRAAGGVDASFSLEPAELASLVIETERAWQAMGQVHYGVTEAERKSLVYRRSLYVTQDMVAGELFTVANLRAIRPGFGLAPKHAETLMGRRARQAIKRGTALDWSLVE
- a CDS encoding ketoacyl-ACP synthase III, encoding MIGIKSIASYVPVAGVDNYAQGAKFEKDEEFILGKIGSAFLPRKDAGQETSDLCVEAVNALFANNPELKREAIDVLIVVTQNGDEEGLPHTAAIVQDKLGLPTTVAAFDISLGCSGYVYGIYAIKGFMEAAGLKNGLLVTADPYSKIVDPEDRNTTMLFGDAATATWMGEDAPWQLGKAKFGTDGSGAPHLKVSDGVFFMNGRQVFNFALLKVPAHLHELLADSDLTADDIDAFCIHQGSAAIVDAVARRFEGEPEKFLKDMVETGNTVSSSIPLLLEKHVLDSKWKRVALSGFGVGLSWGSAIIYRP